DNA sequence from the Cohnella herbarum genome:
TGGGAGCATCGTTTCCTGTTCGGAGGGAGCGTCTTGCCGAAGCAATAGCAAGCCGCCATTACGCAAAAAGAAAGACGAAGATGAGGAATTGCCTCCGCTTCGTCTTTTTTTTCGCCACATGCTTACACTCACACCTTGAACGCGACAACCAAACGTTTGAGCTCTTCCGCCATTTCGGCTAACGATAACGACGAGGACGCCGTTTCTTCCGAAGCCGCGGCGGTCTCTTGGCTGATCAGCGCCCTTGTAGGTTTCCATGTTCTTCAAACTAACTCTTACCCTTTTACCGAAGTTCTATGAGCTAAGTGAAGATATCGATTATTTTTAGCCGTCTGACGGCCTTAACTCTATCCACTCGATGCGCACGTATCCGCCTTCAGCGGTCGAGACGAGACGTCGAAGTCCCGAAGAAACCCGAATCTCGTTGGGTAGCTGCACGGTTTTCCAATCCGGTCCTGCTTGGACGAATCCGCATGACCTCTCATCGATCTTGATCTTCATTCCGGTTTCGCTTTCCCCTTCAACCGCGCATAACCGTAAACTTACCGTATAGTTACAAAATAATTCCCCACGATCCGGCACGTCGAATTCGTACGCCAACCAGTCTCCCGTCGCAAGCTGCACGCACATTCTTTCTTCAGGCAGCCACGGTTCGCCGCGACCATGCTGGAAGTTCGGGATTTTGCGCCGGTTATCTACGAACCGGATGTCCGTGCCGTCGTTATCCCGAAAGCCGACCGATTCCTCCCGCTTCTTCGATACATAGTAACTAATCCCGGCTCCGCCGTATCCGTAGAAAATCGCCGGAATACGCACGGGCGGCCTGCGAAGCAACGCACCGACGACGTCGGGATCATACTCGCACCGTTCGAAAGCGATATTGGCCAGATATTCCGTTAACACTGTAGATGCGACTTCGGGTGACGGTTTCGCACCGCCTTCCAAGTATTCGACCAGCAGATTCCACCCTTCCGGACGACGGATCGAGCAAGGAGAATTATCCCGCTCCAGCTTCTTCCACGTCCAGAAATTCCATGAGATCCCATGGTCCTCGAATAATCGGAACGCCCCCGCATACCATTCCTTGTTATTCTCTCCGCCTTCTCCCATGAAGATCGGTACATCCCATAACTCCCGCTTGTCGAGATACGCTTGTATGCTTTCCGTGTCCGGGTTGTTCCAATACTTATGGAATTGCAGCATAATGTTATGGTCGATCTTCTCGTCGAAAATCGACCAATCCGTGGACCAATGGGCACCTTCGAGAATGATCATGTGACGGTCGTCGACTTCGCGGATCGCGCGAACGATTTCCTTGTACAAGGGCATGATCCTGTCGTTGTATACCGCGAACCAATCCGGCAAAGGTTCGTTCAACAGATCGTAACCCGCGACGATCCATTCGTCCTTATACCTCGCGGCTAGCATCGCCCATAGTTCTAAGGTCAATCCGGCATTGCGCTTGTCGAGGAACAGCTCCGGGCGGTCGAATTCCGAATCGTCGATATTCGTTCCGGTTTGTCCTCCGGGAGCGCCGTGTAAATCCAGGATGACGTATAGACGATGTTTCCGGCACCAACCGATCATTCGATCAAGCAATGCCAGATGTTTCTCCTTGTAGCGGACAGGACTGCCTTCGCCTTCCTCTAGCAAGAACCTGGAGTTGATCGGCACGCGGACGGAATTCAGTCCTTCCTCGGCGATTCTCCTGATATCCGACTCCGACACGTATCGGTCGTAATACGTTTCCCAGAAGCTCGCCGCTTGGTCCGCGCCGATGAGTTCCTCTATCATCCGTTCGATGCGACGCGGACGGTCTCCCTTGTCGGGAAAACTCCACATGTACCCTTCCGGGAGCAGCCAACTGCCGAAGCCAACTCCCCGCAACAAAATTTCCCGCCCATCTCCGTTCACTAATTTCCGTCCTTCGGCTCTTAAGAAGCCGCTGACTTCGCCTGTTCGATTATGCTCGATATTCGGCAACTCGTATCTTCCGCCTTTCTATAAGTTCAAGTTCAAAAAGTCCGATTTTCAGCACCGAGAAGGTTGGATGAAGCTTAGGGACTGAGGAGCGGAGCGTAGGAAAAACCTACGTGAGCACCGGAAGGCCCGGCTGAATTCAAGATTCGACGTCGAATCCGCTTCTTGCTTCGCATCGTGATCAAAATTGGACTTTTCGAACAACCTCTATAAGTCATGCTAGCTTTTGACCGCCCCGTCGGCGATTCCGTTCAAGATGTACTTTTGCAGTAAAATATACAACGCGATTACCGGCAACATAGCTAGCACTAGCGATGCAAGAATCGCGGCCCAGTCGTTGTTGTACTCGCCGAACAACATATTGGTCGAGAGCAGTAGCGTATAGTCATTGGAATCGGTCAGCATGAGCAACGGCAGCAGAAAATCGTTCCACATCCAGAGCAGGTTCAAGATCGCGATCGTAGCCGTTACGGGCAGCAGCAAAGGAAAAATAACGACGAAAAACAATCTGACCTCGCCGCAACCGTCCACGACGGCTGCCTCGTCCAACTCTCGCGGAACGGACTTGACGAAGCCGTGGTACAAGAAGATCGCCATCGACACGCCCAAACCAATGTAGATAAAGCCAAGCCCGAAGGTAGAACCTTGCACTGCCAGCGCTTTCGAAATTTTGACGAGCGTAATCATGATCGAATGAAACGGAATCAGCATGGACAAGACGAACGTTGCGAATAGAAACCCGCTCAGTTTGCCCGGCGTCCGGGACATCTTGTAGCCGGCCATCGAAGCGAAGAGAATGATTCCCGTCAATCCGACGACGGCAATCGTCAACGTGTTGCGCAAGCTTCTCATGTAATCCGTTTTTTCGAAAGCATCGGCGAAATTACCGAATTGCAGCCGCGAAGGGAATGCCAGAATATCGTTCAGCATCTCGCCTTCCGTCTTAAGCGAATTCAGCACGCCCATGTAAATCGGAAACAAGGTGAAAATGGCGGCGACGATAAGAACGGCGATAACGAGTGCGTATCCGACGCGGAAGCCGAGCTTCGGATGCGCCGATTCAGAGGCGGGACGGTTCACGCTTCCACCTCCCTGATCTTCATGATCCGCAATTGCACCATTGTAATGAGGAAAATGATGAGGAACAAGATCATCGCCTTGGCGCTAGCGTATCCGTATCTGCTGTTGAAGCTGAACGCTTCCTCGTAAATATTCATCGCTACGACTTGCGTCGCCCTGCCGGGGCCGCCTCCCGTTAGCGCGTATACGGCGTCGAACGCTTTGAAAGACGAATTAAGCGTCAAGAATATACCGATCGTGATCGCGGGATAGATCATCGGAAGCGTAATGTTCCGGAACGTCAGCCACGCGTTCGCTCCGTCGATCGCGGCCGCTTCCTTGAGTTGCTTCGGTACGCCTTGGATCGCCGCGATGTAGATGACCATGAGATACCCGGCACCCCCCCACAAAGATACGATTAGGATGGCGTAGAACGAAAAGTCCGGGTCCCCGATCCATGACCGATCAAGGAAGCTTAAGCCGGCATGTTCGACCAGATAAGACGATACTTTCGTGAAAATAAACAGCCACATGAACCCGCCAATGATCATGCTAAGCATGTTCGGCATGAAGAAAATCGTGCGGAACCATGCTTTGCCTCGCCCGACGGATTCAACGAGCACGGCTAGCAGGATGGCGATCGCATTCTGAAGTACGACCATGAAGACGACGAATTTCACCGTAAACCATAGGGAATGGGCAAAGGAAGGATCGTCCGACAACGCCTCCGCATAGTTGGCGAATCCCACCCACTCGTAGGCGGGATTCAGCCCGTTCCAATCCGTCAAGCTATATGCGGCGCCCCCGAAAGCGGGGGCGAGCATGAATACGGCATAGAACGCCAATGCGGGAAATACGAAGGCCAGCAGAGCGATCGATTGTTTTCTCTTCTTCGTTATACGCATCTGCGTTTCACTCTCGTCCGGCAGGAGAGCCTCAAGGCTACTGCTGCGCCTTGACGCCCTTCGCCCAAGCTTTGTCCAACGTCTTCACGATGTCTTCCTTCGTTACGTCCTTCGCGTAATAGCTTTGCAGCAGCTTCGCGGTTTCGTCCGTTACGCCGTTAGGTAACGACAGATCCAGGTAAGCTTTGCCTTCGGCGACGTAAGAGCTGGCTTCGGCGATCCACGGGAACGTCTCATAGGTGTGCATCGTCGCCACCGGATTAAATTTAAGCGCTTCGAACAACGGAGCGGAGTCTTTGTCGTCGAGAATGTAGTTAAGCAAGTCGAGCGCGACTTCCTTGTTGGCGCTCTTCGGGGAAACCGCCAGCGAAGTCGATGTCGCTAGGTTGATCATCGCCCCCGCGGGATCGTTGCTGACCGGAAGCGGCGCAACGCCGAATTCCATGTCCGGATTTACTTTTAAGATGGTTTCCGCTTGCCATGGCCCTTGTACCCACATCGCGGCTTTGCCGTTCGCGAAATCGGTGGAGCCCGCTTCGTTTCCGACTTCGAACGGCTTGTCGGTTCCGTTAGCCATGATAAGGTCGATGATGTCGAATACGCTGACGACGTCTTGATACGAGGCTTCGCCCTTATTCATCTTCTCTATCCAGTCCGGATGCGCGGAAGATACCGTGCCTCCGAGGGAGAGCGCCATCATTAACTGCGGAATCCATGATTCCTGGAACGCCAGCATGAACGGCTTGATTTTCGCTCCGTTCAGTTTATCGATCGCGGTCTTCATCTCATCGATCGTCTGAGGTGGCGCGATACCGACGTCCTTAAATATTTTTTTGTTGTACAAATAGCCCCAGGACAAGCTTTCGAGCGGCAGAGCAACGACTTTCCCGTCGTAGGTGACCGTTTTCCTTACGCTATCGTATACCTTCGGCACGAAGGGTTGATCGGACAGATCGCTCAAGTAGCCTGCTTTGTAATAGGTCGGAATATCCGCGATAGCATGCAGGGTGAATAAATCCGGCGCGTCGTTGGAAGCAAGCCGGGTTTGCAAAATTTGTTTCGCTTGATCGGGATTCGGCATCTCCAGCTTAATCGACACATCGATGTTTTTCTCCGCTAGTTCCTTCGCTTTGAACTGCTCGAAATAGCTTTCGAATTGATCCTTGAATCTTGGAAAGCTCATGAACACTTTGAGCTCGACCTTCTGCGGAGGCGTATCCGCTTGCGATTCCGACGGCGATTCGCTTGCGGTAGCGCTTGGACTGGAGCTCGGGGATGCCGATGCTTCCTTAGTGGATGCGTTGTTCTCTTTATTACCCGATCCGCAGGCCGACAGGAACGATACGGCAAGGATGAGGACGAGTGCGAGATGAAGCGCTTTCTTCATTGAATATACCCCCTTGTTTTTGAATGCCTCTTCAGTATAGGGGAGACGCTTGCGCTCATCATTCGAGGATATTAGCTTCCGTTATTGCATTTTATTGATGGGGTTCGCGCGCTAGTCCTCCTTGCGGAGCTCTCCGGGAGTTTGGCCGAAATGTTTCTTGAACACCCGATAGAAATAAGCGACGTCCTCGTACCCGGTCAGCTTAGCTACGTGTTTAATCGCCAGCTCTCCCTCCACGATCAGTTCTTTGGCTTTCTCCATTCGCTTGCGCAAAATGTAATCCGACAGATTTTCTCCCAATTGGGATTTGAACGCCCTGCTTAAGTGCTCTTTGCTCACGAAAAAGCGATGCGCGACCGTCTCCAGGGAAATCGGTTCACGGTAATACAGATCGATATGAGCCTGAATTTCGGCGATGTCCAACTTAAGACGTTTTCTGCGAAGCGCCTCGATCTGTTCGATCGCCTCCGCGAACATCGCTTGCAATTGTTCGATCGCCTTTACCGCGCTCGTCCAATCCCCCGTTGGCGCCTTCGACCTTAGACTTGTAATATCCCACTCGTTCTCCGCCGCGAATTCTTCCAGTAACGACAAGAACTCATGGACGACTTTGGAAATTACGTTCCGATCGTCGTTGTTCTCCATATCGTTTCCGAACATTTCCCCCAGCTTGGACAACGCTTCAATAGCAGCCGGCTTGTCGAGCTCGAGCAAATACCCCCGTACCCTTTCCCGCAATGCCGAATAACGCTCTCGGGTACCCGGATCCGCGAATGCGACCGGCGTTCTCCAGCCCGCGTTCCCGGCTTGTTCCGCCCGCTTCAAATCTTGAACGCATTGCGCCAATGCCGCGTTTAATTCTTCCTGATCGATCGGCTTCAATAGATATTCCACGGCGCGCGACCGGATAGCCTGCTTGAGGTAAACGAAATCATCGTACCCGCTCATGACGATGATCTTCATCTCCGGAACTTTCTCGTTCATTTGCTTTAACAAACCAACTCCGTCCAGACCCGGCATCCTCATATCCGTCACGACGATATGCGGCTTGCGCTCTTCGATAAGCCGCAAGCCTTCGGTTCCGTCTTCCGCCTCTCCGTTCAGACTTAGCTCCAGTTTGTCCCATTCGACGAGCGCTTTGACGACTTCCCTGGACCACGGCTCGTCATCGATAATCAATACGTTATACATCGTCGGATCCTCCGTTATTTATGGTGGGCAATTTAACCGCAATAATCGTCCCTTGACCCTCGCAGCTATAAATTCTTAACCCGCTGGCGGATCCGAATTGCAGCTTCAATCGCGTGTCCACGTTCTTCAGACCGATTCCCGTTCCTTTACGCCTTCTAGGCTCATCCGACGCCGGTTTGGCTAATTCTCGCTTCGTACCGCCCGCCAATCTCGCGCGCAGTTGAAGCAACCTTTCCCGCGATATGCCTACGCCTTCGTCCTTTATCAGAACGGCAATGCTACCCGAGTTCCGCTTCACTCGGATCTCGACTTTCCAAGCGCCTTCTTTACGCTGCAAGCCGTGCTCGAACGCGTTCTCCAGAAGCGGCTGTAACGTGAACTTAGGAATCCTTGCATCGAGAGCCGCTTCGTCGATGGATAGAACAACGGCGCAGCGACCCTTGAACCGGTTCTCTTGAATGTACAAATAATTGCTCATATGCTTCAACTCGTCCGCAAGAGTAACGCGATCCTCATCCGTGCTGATGGAATAACGGAACAGTTCGCCGATGACTTGGGTGACCTTATAGATTTCCGGAGCCCCCTTCGTCAGCGCCATTCCTCCTATCAAGTGAAGCGTATTGTTCAGAAAATGAGGATTGATCTGCGCCTGAAGCGCCTGAAGCTGCGCGTTCTTCAAGTCGATCTCTCGCTGGTACTCCTCTTCGATCAGTTGCTTGATCCTTAACATCATCGAATTATAGCCTCGTTCGAGCAAACCGATCTCGTCGCGGCTTTGTGCCGATTTCATTTCGAAATTATGGACTTGGGCGCTCCTCATCGTTCTCGCTAAGCTGACGATCGGTCGGCTAATTCTTAAGGAGACAAGTATCGACAACGCGACGGAAACGGCCGCGAACAAACTTCCCGTTAAGATACCCGCGCGAATCGTAGCGTTAGCGCTTCGGGTCACCGTGGCTAGCGGCACCGCTTTGACGACGGTAAGCTCCCCGTCGTCGACTTTCTTCATGAAATAGTAATAGTTTTTGGAGCTCTCCAACCGAAGCTCGGCGTCAGGCAAGCTCAGCTTGCCAAGCTGCGAGGAAATCTCCTCCGCGACGCCGGAATCGGTGGAGCCGGATAGCAGCTCGCCTTCGTCGTTGAGCAGGAAAACCGAGCTTTCCGGTTCCGATCGGAGGATGTTGCCGACCGCTTCCCATACATCCCGATTCAAACGAACGGATAATCCGCCTAGAAGCTTCCTATCCTCGAAACGGTACATGCCATGATAGGCGTATATTCCGTCTTTGGATTGTTTGAAGTACATATTAACCGGCTCCATCCGCAGCCTGCTCCATGCGCCGCTGCCGATATCGACTGTCGACACCATCCCGCTGCTCGCATAGTTCACCGAGAAAGCTTTACGGCTTTGATGAACGTACAAAGTGAGCAAATCGATTTTACGCGAATTCGCATAATAAGCCGAGGTCAGCGTGTTTTGAATATAGTTTTGCGTTTTGTACTGAGTGCCAATATCCGCATTATCGACTTCAGTAACGCCGTCCATCAGCGTCTTGTTGATCTGCAGCGTATAGAACAGGATATCGATCTGTTGAATGAGCTCGTCCAAATATTGATCCGCCCACAACATTCGTGAATTATTCGCATTGACGATCTCCTTCTCCACGGAGTCGCGGGTATTGTTCGTCGCGATCCAAGTCACCGTGATGACCGGCAACGTCGTTAAGCTAATCATGAGCAGCATTAACCTTAGTCGCAAACTTGTTCGTCTCATCTCCCCGCTCCCCCCATCGTTGTACAAAAAGCCCATAAGATCGGCTTGCCGAGTCTTATGGGCTTTGGAATAACTTTTTTCGCAGCTATAGATTCGCGTTCATTGTAGCATACAACCCGGAGACGCGACAGACTTCAATCTCCATTTCTCTATCGCACGTAGGCCCACTCTTCGAACACAGCGGCCTGGCCCTTGTAAGTTCCTTGTTCGTCCGCGACATTCCACAACAACACGTTCCGTATTTCGAATCTTCGTCCGCTCTTGGAAATCCGAATGCCGTAATAACCGTCAGAGTACCCTTTATCTTTGGCATCCGACAGCAGTCTCTCCCTTTGGGAGCGTTCCATCGGCTCTGCCGTCAATCTGGATGGCGTGCGGGTAAACTCTTCCCACGTCGTCTCCCATAATTTCAGCGCGGCTTCGTTGCCGAAATTCAAGATCGGATCGGTCTCCGTGCCGTGGGAGAGCAGAATGAACGGGGCTTTGAATAAGGCAAGCGCCGCCTCATTCGCAGGAGGAACAGGCTCGATCAGCTCGCGGCCCGTAGCCCGGCGATAGCTGTCGATCAATAATCGGGCGTGCGCCTCGCGATTTTGCACATCTTCATCCAGCGGGATCATCTCGTCAAGTTCAACTCCGTTTTCTTTTTCACGTTTGGGGATTGCCTCGTTTGGCTAAAGACTATTATATCAGTCTCTACTCTATCAGCGATATCCGCGAGGAGGTGTTGAATATGCCTTGGGACAAGGATAATTACCCCGATTCATTGAAAAACTTCACGGCTCCCGTACGCGGCAAAGCCGTCGAAATCGCCAACGCCCTGCTGGAGGAGGGTTACGAGGAAGGCCGCGCCATCGCCATCGCGACCTCCCAAGCGAAGGAATGGGCGGACAATCGGAACAAGCAGATTCGCAAGAAGGGGCACTAACTGCGGTCGTTCCATCGGACCGGTTAGACCGCTCTCAGCGGTCTGTAGCACACTTTTCCTCGATATCCGACCAATTCGCTCGCGGGCACGGAAGGGGAAATAGTGCCAGAAAGTAACGCTACAGCACCGACTCCGAGCACGGATGGGGCTATAGTGCCAAAAAGTAACGCTACAGCACCGACTCCGAGCACGAATGTGGCTATAGTGCCAAAAAGTAACACTACAGCACCGACTCCGAGCACGAATGTGGCTATAGTGCCAAAAAGTAACGCTACAGCACCGACTCCGAGCACGGTTGAGGCGATTAAGTCGCAGATTCGATAATTTCGATGATTTCGTTATCCCCGGTAATGAGATTCCGTTCCATCGTGCGCCCCGCGAGCTTAAGCGACACCCTCGCTTCCATGCCCGCCGGAATTCGCGCCCGAATGCGAATGCCGGCGCCGTCGGCCAATCGCTCCCATCCCGCATAGATCGTACCCAGCGGCGTCCAAACCTCCGCTTCCGCGAAAGACAAGCTTTCAGGCATATACGGGCGGATAACCGCCTTGGAGAATCCGGGCGCTTCCGAACGAATACCGACGACGTATTCCTGCAACAGTCTAGCCGGATATCCGTTCCAAGCATGGGAGTGACTCTCGATATCCTCCCAGCCTTCCCACATCGTCTTGGCCCCTTGTTCGATCATGTAGCCCCAACCGGGGTATTCCCTGCGATCCAACAGCGCAAAGGCTTCGGCTTCACGGTCATTCTCGAAAAGCATTCGAAGCAACGGCAGCGAGAGCACGGTTCGGCACTCCCATGCTTTGCCCGCTACGTAAGCGATGACCTCTTCGCGATCCTCCGCCGGTACGAGTTCTGCGTACAGCGCGATTGCGTTGACACCCTGGTGCGTTGCTTCGGATTCCGAGCTGTCGCGAAAGCGCTTCTTCTCCGCGTCGTACAATTGCTCGACGATCCGAACGCTCAACCGTTCTGCATAAGCCTGATACTTTTCGCCCTCCTCCGCTCTACCGATTAACCCTGCAGCCTGACTAACCGCCCTAAGAGCCAACACAAACTTAACCTGCTGAACCGTCAAAAATTGCCCCTTATGCTCCACCGAGGGATAAGGCCAATCGCTGATATTCCATCCTTTGTCCAGCGGCACCATTCCGGATACCGGATCTAAAATTCCGATAAAATAGTCCGCCATCCGCCGCGCCGTCTCATAGTGCGTCTCCAGCACGGACACGCTGCCGGACGCTTCATATACCTTCCACATCAAAGTCGCATAATGCAGGTCCCATTCCGGAATCTGCAAGTTGAAATCGGCATGCTCGTAATTAATAGGCGCGACGAAAGGGAACGTACCGTCGGCCATCTGCGCATCGGTGAAATCTCCCAACGTCTTCTCCAGTACGTCGATCGCGTCGAAATTATAGAGTAGCGACTCGGCCTGCAAGTCCGTATCCGCGGTGTATTGGGCTTGCTCCCGATGAGGGCAATCCACGGTTTGCCCCAACGTGTTGTTTTTCTGCGTACGGATGCACGCATCATACAAGGCATTAAGGTGCGGGTCGGAGCAGTTAAAGCTACCTGCATAGTTCATATTCGTATAAGCCAAACAGACCGAGACGCCTCCGTTATTCGGTTCGATCTCTTCCGGGTATCCGGTAACCTCTACGTAACGGAACGCCTTGAACGAAAAGTCCGGCTGCCATGTCTCGACTTCGTCCCCGCGCATCGTATACTCGTCGTAGTAATAATCGGAGTGTTCGTTCGTTACATTGTGTTTGACCCGGCCGTTCTCGTCTAAATCCTCCGACATTCTGAGACGGATTTTCGCTCCCGCAATCCCCTTGAGCGAAATCCTCGGCCAACCGGAGACGATTCTGCCCGTATCGAACACTTGCGGACGCTCGCGAGACTCATCGTTCACTGCGGGCTGCGGTAACTTAGCGCATGCGATGACTTCCTCGATAGCTCCTTCCGGTATTCGTTGGACGGACATCGGCCAATCTTTCCGCCCAATCTTGGCCAGCTTCGCCCTCGTCGTCGCCCCGTTCTTCCTCCATCCGGCCAACCGCCAATTCGGATCCAGCTTGCGAGCGTCGTAATCTTCGATCGCCGATACCCGGCGATTTTGCTGATAAGGCGTTCCGACCGCATGCGGCATTTCTTTCAAAACCTGCCACGACGAATCCGATTTGACGACCGTCTCCGATCCATCCTCGTATACCACATGAAGCTGAAGCCTTAAACCGGGCAGGGCATTGTAATAATTCTGACCGCTTCCGCCCAGATAGTGGGCATCGGCAGTTATGCAATTGCTGCCTTCCGTCAATAGAGCCGAAACGTCATAAGCCATATAAGCCTTACGCTTCAAAGGATTCGTCGGAGCAGGCGACACGTATCCGCCGAGTTTAACTCCGTTCAAGTACACTTTCGCGACGTTATGCGCGGAGTAGAATAGGCGTGCCGACGCTACTTTGCCTTTTGCGAGAATCTCCTTGCGAAAATAGGCGAAATCGTTCACCCGAACGCGCCGCGATCTCCATATCCAATCCGCTTCCCATTCCACGTTCAGATCGGACCGGTGCCTGATCTCCTCCGCTTGCCGCCCGGAACCTTTTGCGCTCATCCTATGTCTTCCTCCCGGTTGTTTTTTTCCAAGCATATCATGCCGATTTCCATTGCTTATAGGGGGCATAATGTGTTATTAATAGGGCAATCACACACACAAGATGAGGAGAAGCATTGCCATGGAATCCACTCCGTTCACATTGGAAGGAAAGCTGTTCTGGACGCCCGATTTTCCAATCTCGGTCACGAGGGAGCGGGAGCGGTTCACGTTGCCTATCCATATTCACGATTTCGTGGAAATCCAATACGTCGCCGAAGGCAAAGGGTTCCATTATATCGGGGATGAGCGGATCTATGTCGAGAAAGGCGATTTGTTCATTATTCCGATCGGCACCCGTCACGTCTACCGCCCATCATCGGAAGCGCCCAAAGACGAATTGATCGTCTATAATTGCTTGTTCGATCCGTCGGTGCCGGAAAAACTAACGCAAGCTTACCCGTTGCCGGAAAATGTCCTGTTTCTCTTATCCGGCGGCGGCCAATCGTATCGCAGATTCAAAGATTCGTTTAATGAAGCGAAAATCTGCATGGAAACACTCTATCGCGAATATCAAACCGAGTTGCCCGGATACGAAGCCGTACTATATGCTCGCTTAACC
Encoded proteins:
- a CDS encoding alpha-L-rhamnosidase, translating into MSAKGSGRQAEEIRHRSDLNVEWEADWIWRSRRVRVNDFAYFRKEILAKGKVASARLFYSAHNVAKVYLNGVKLGGYVSPAPTNPLKRKAYMAYDVSALLTEGSNCITADAHYLGGSGQNYYNALPGLRLQLHVVYEDGSETVVKSDSSWQVLKEMPHAVGTPYQQNRRVSAIEDYDARKLDPNWRLAGWRKNGATTRAKLAKIGRKDWPMSVQRIPEGAIEEVIACAKLPQPAVNDESRERPQVFDTGRIVSGWPRISLKGIAGAKIRLRMSEDLDENGRVKHNVTNEHSDYYYDEYTMRGDEVETWQPDFSFKAFRYVEVTGYPEEIEPNNGGVSVCLAYTNMNYAGSFNCSDPHLNALYDACIRTQKNNTLGQTVDCPHREQAQYTADTDLQAESLLYNFDAIDVLEKTLGDFTDAQMADGTFPFVAPINYEHADFNLQIPEWDLHYATLMWKVYEASGSVSVLETHYETARRMADYFIGILDPVSGMVPLDKGWNISDWPYPSVEHKGQFLTVQQVKFVLALRAVSQAAGLIGRAEEGEKYQAYAERLSVRIVEQLYDAEKKRFRDSSESEATHQGVNAIALYAELVPAEDREEVIAYVAGKAWECRTVLSLPLLRMLFENDREAEAFALLDRREYPGWGYMIEQGAKTMWEGWEDIESHSHAWNGYPARLLQEYVVGIRSEAPGFSKAVIRPYMPESLSFAEAEVWTPLGTIYAGWERLADGAGIRIRARIPAGMEARVSLKLAGRTMERNLITGDNEIIEIIESAT
- a CDS encoding AraC family transcriptional regulator, which encodes MESTPFTLEGKLFWTPDFPISVTRERERFTLPIHIHDFVEIQYVAEGKGFHYIGDERIYVEKGDLFIIPIGTRHVYRPSSEAPKDELIVYNCLFDPSVPEKLTQAYPLPENVLFLLSGGGQSYRRFKDSFNEAKICMETLYREYQTELPGYEAVLYARLTELLVFLCRLELSRKKTAPAISQLAKVFEYIERHSDRPLTLSEVAALLHVSVSYLQRMLKQATGQSFTEYVQNLRIRKCCEMLRQTPLPVKEIAAKAGYRDLKFFHELFRKKTGLTPRAYRSCSQ